Proteins from a single region of Palaemon carinicauda isolate YSFRI2023 chromosome 1, ASM3689809v2, whole genome shotgun sequence:
- the LOC137644855 gene encoding organic cation transporter protein-like — MGSQLDSLLSQLGTGRWNVIHFVALSYCFSLPAYHTLAGAFFVPSLSHSCNTPSSLMSSNDSNGRPSVYPCSYVAISTISGNVVQEECSTWVFDNSTFSTTLTSEFKLVCGRAYLRATFSGIYMFGVLVGAPLTGLLADKYGRKPTVAIGSLMYSAIAIASCWLPSFLTLLTARFLMGTMHSTIITAGYILALEVSEPRLRSVMGIVLYLPWSMGTMALGGFAYFVRDWRNLQLLLSLLSLPFLPALLILDESPRWLVVRGYYHHALLVLQRAARWNKAVLPPPHRILQIVKGGQNDVSLVKPSEDNCKGNSLSALQGCFILLRTNRLRIITLSLYVNHLIVSMVYYGLTLSGGQLSNNPFAYMVLMGLVEVPAYTVVIPIVVRFGRRSPTVTFFLFSGVVLLALPFIPKGCAWVMVTMALLGKMTITSAYQILSLYSSELFPTEVRTWGTSTAFMMSRVGSVASPFITEYLGTLCMWAPSVVFGAASVVAGLATLALPETQGVALPDTIEHLEKRVNLTPSRNIFRFLMRDPVPSAQATRVNLPRRPRNESAVVQQARQNYNQQIAAIREQLLQQQIHQQQPLLHACPHPNCPHNGRVSPI, encoded by the exons ATGGGAAGCCAATTAGACAGTCTTTTAAGCCAGCTGGGGACTGGTAGATGGAATGTCATACACTTCGTGGCATTATCTTACT GTTTTTCTTTGCCAGCCTACCACACTTTAGCGGGTGCCTTTTTTGTTCCAAGTCTGAGCCATAGTTGCAACACACCAAGTTCTCTCATGAGTAGTAATGACTCAAACGGCAGACCTTCTGTATA tccatgCAGCTATGTAGCCATAAGCACAATTTCCGGAAATGTTGTTCAAGAAGAATGTAGTACTTGGGTTTTCGATAACTCCACATTCAGCACAACGCTTACTTCAGAG TTCAAGCTGGTATGTGGAAGGGCCTATCTCAGAGCAACCTTCAGTGGAATTTATATGTTTGGTGTCTTAGTTGGTGCTCCCCTCACCGGACTTCTAGCTGACAA ATATGGTCGCAAACCCACCGTTGCCATCGGATCCCTGATGTATTCTGCCATAGCTATTGCTTCCTGTTGGTTGCCTTCTTTCCTCACACTTTTGACAGCTCGGTTTTTGATGGGCACAATGCACTCCACCATTATCACAGCTGGTTACATCTTAG CTTTAGAAGTATCAGAGCCTCGCCTGCGATCCGTGATGGGCATCGTGCTGTACCTGCCATGGTCCATGGGGACGATGGCATTAGGAGGCTTTGCCTATTTCGTTCGCGATTGGAGGAATCTACAGCTGTTGCTCTCACTTTTGTCACTGCCATTTCTTCCCGCTCTCTT GATTTTGGATGAGTCTCCAAGATGGTTAGTTGTTAGAGGATATTACCACCACGCACTGCTAGTTCTTCAGAGGGCAGCTAGGTGGAATAAAGCCGTTCTGCCTCCCCCTCACAGGATTCTACAGATTGTCAAAGGAGGTCAAAATGAT GTCAGCCTCGTGAAACCCTCTGAAGACAACTGTAAGGGAAATTCCCTCAGCGCCCTTCAAGGATGTTTCATCTTGCTACG CACAAACAGATTACGCATCATCACTCTGTCCCTTTACGTGAACCACCTCATCGTGAGCATGGTGTATTACGGCCTCACCCTCAGCGGAGGTCAGCTGAGCAATAACCCTTTTGCGTACATGGTCCTCATGGGCTTAGTCGAGGTCCCCGCTTACACAGTCGTCATTCCTATCGTCGTGCGATTCGGTAGGCGGTCTCCAACTGTCACGTTCTTCTTGTTCAGCGGCGTGGTTCTCCTGGCACTTCCCTTCATTCCAAAAG GATGCGCCTGGGTTATGGTAACTATGGCACTGCTGGGGAAAATGACCATCACCTCAGCCTACCAGATTCTGTCACTCTATTCTTCGGAGCTTTTTCCCACTGAAGTCAGAACTTGGGGCACAAGCACTGCGTTCATGATGTCCAGGGTTGGTTCTGTGGCATCACCATTCATCACAGAATACTTG GGTACTTTATGTATGTGGGCCCCATCAGTTGTTTTTGGCGCTGCCTCCGTTGTGGCAGGGTTAGCCACACTGGCACTCCCTGAGACACAGGGAGTGGCGCTGCCAGACACCATTGAACACCTGGAGAAAAGAGTGAATCTCACTCCCAGCAG gAATATATTTCGATTCTTGATGCGAGACCCTGTCCCATCAGCGCAGGCAACACGAGTGAACTTGCCGCGGCGCCCGAGAAACGAATCAGCAGTCGTACAGCAAGCTCGACAGAACTACAATCAGCAAATCGCTGCAATACGCGAACAACTCCTTCAACAGCAGATACACCAACAGCAACCTTTGCTACATGCCTGTCCACATCCCAACTGCCCTCATAATGGAAGGGTCTCTCCTATTTGA